The genomic DNA tcctttccctgtttcccctttggctgtggcactgctgaTGGCCTGCCCTCATGTCCCCCAGAGGTCACTGCCCCTTGCCCTGCCCTTGTACTGCCCCTGTTCTTGCAGACCATCGGCTTCTGACCCCAGGCTTAACCCTAGGCACTCCTTTGATCTGAGTCTCTCTGTCTCTGGACCCTTTGGCGGGGTCAAAATAAACCTCGCTGGAATTCCACACAGGAAACCCTTCCCATCTTTCCTGGCTGCCTTATCTGTGGTGTGTGTGAGCGTGGACCTGAGCATCGAGGACCGAAGGTgtttggttattgggttaaaaataattcaggtgtcGCCTCGTTATTGGACAATAAATACTTGAAAGACCTTGTAAAGGGTTAGAGATGGAGCATTTTTCACCTCGTTATCTAGAACTCACGCCTTGTGAAACTGTACTATAGGTAAGGATTAATAAACAACCCAGTGCAAACAAGAAGCTGCACCTCCCAAGCAATTATCCCGGCTCTGTCAACAGAGGAGAATAAGATAACAAACCCACACGTGAGGAGAACAACGTGGGAACACTGAGGCCATGGTGCTGAGAAGCTGTGATCAGCTGAGAGGCTCGAACAACGAGTCAGAGAGCCCTTGCTTCCAGAGACAGACGAAGAGGAGCCTGGCTTTTATCCTGGAACAGCTCACCCTTCAAAACTACACCCCAGGAACCGGTTTGGTTCGCAGAAaacagctgtgggaaggctgcCAGCCGTGGGAGGGACCGGTGTTGCAGCAGTCGGGCGGGACTGGTGCTCCTGAGAGCTAAACCCACGCTGGAGAGGTTCCCTGAGAGCTGTCTGCTGTGGGAAGGGCCCCAcggcacagcagagcagactcctctccccagccagcTGAAGGAAGGGTTTTTCAAGTGCCAAACTGAGTGAACTCCCCGtgttttgtctccctgtgctgtcgGTGGGGTGTGAGGGAAAGGCGTtctaaagctttattttattctcGTCATCCTCTTTTAATTCTGGTcatcaatttttctttccaccttTAAAAGTTTGGAGCTTGTTTTGCCGttggagtgttttctcctgATCCTCATCTCACCCCACGAGccttttagtttctttttctgtccccCTCCTCTACAGCAGAGGAAAACGAGtgagtggggtttttgtggCTGCACTGGCATTTAGCCAGTGTCAAACCCACAACAGATGTCCAGGAACCATGGATTGGGTCAGTGGGATCATGCCCATGCCAggaggggtggcactggaggatctttaaggtcctttccatcCCACGCCATCACGATGTCACAGATCCATGTAAGGACAGCTCAGCACATCTGGTGAAGCCCACAGAGCTTTTCACCTGGTTTAATCCTTCCCACCCAGCTCAGAAAAATGATTGCCACTCATTCAGTACAGCCTGGTGTGTTCATTCCAGTCCCCCAGTGACACCTCacaccacccaaacccacccaTCCAGACCCATCCAAACCCATCCAGACCCATCCAGACCCATCCAAATCCATCCAAACCCATCCAGACCCATCCAAATCCATCCAGAGTCACCCAAATCCATCCAAACCCACCCAGACCCATCCAAACCCATCCAGACCCATCCAAACCCACCCAGACCCACCCAAACCCATCCAGACCCATCCAGACACATCCAAATCCATCCAGAGTCACCCATATCCACCCAAACCCACCCAGACCCACCCAGACGCATCCAAATCCATCCAGACACATCCAAACCCATCCAGACACATCCAAACCCATCCAGACACATCCAAATCCACCCAGACCCATCCAGACCCACCCAAAGCTTGGCGAACCCGACAATTCCTTCCCCAACCACATCACCTCCACGTACCTTCCTTGACATCACCCCTCTGGCAGCTTCCTTGCCACGAGCCCCCGTTCAGGTTCTGGAGCACCTCCCTgggggatgggaatgggaataagCACCAACAGAACTTTGGGAAGTGGCATTTCAGGGACAGAAATCCCCCATATCAGTGGGATGAGCAGGAATGTCCCCCTCCCACCCCAATTTCAGAAGGTTGGAGATGACCAACGTGAGAcccagcagcaaggaaagggCTTGGGTGCCCAAAAGCCTTCAAGGGAGGGATGGATCCACACAGAGCACCCCCAAACTTCCGGGGAGAAGGGTTGGGTGCCCAAAACCCTTCAAGGATCCATGCAGAGCACCCGAAACTTTCAGGGAGAGAGTTTGAATGCCCAAAACCCTTCAAGGAAGGGATGGATCTGCACAGACCATCCCAAACTGTTAGAGAGAGAGCTTGGGTCCCCAAAACCCTTCAAGGATCTACACAGAGCACCCGAAACTTTTGGAGAGAGAGGCTGGGTGCTCAAAACCCTTCAAGGGAGGGATGGATCCACACAGAGCACCCCAAACCTTCAGGGAGAGGGCTTGGGTGCCCAAAGCCCTTGAAGGATCCACACAGAGCACCCCAAACTTTCGCAGCCAGCGCagccaccccaaacccacacagcCCCACGTCCCAGGAGGGGAATGCTGAGGGTGTGGGTGTTTTTCCAGCGGGAGCAGGAGGTGGGCTGGGCCCCCACGCACCGGCTGAGGGCCAGCGAGAGGCAGGAGCCGTTGGCCCAGCCGCAGTAGGGGTCCCTGGCCAGCACGCAGCTGTGGCAGTTGTTGCGGTAGGCGCCGCACATGTccatgggcagctccaggaCGCGGCTGCTGGAGCCCACGTAGAGCACAGCCTGCGGGAGGAGAGCACAGGAACCATCagccctcagcacaggaaggacccggagctgctggaaggagatGCTCCAAGAGTGGAGCCcctctgggagagctgggggtgttcacctggagaaaggaaggctccagggagagctcagagcaacTTCtagggcctaaaggggctccaggaaagctggagagggactttggagggacaggacacaggaaatggcttcccactgccagagggcagggctggatgggagattgggaaggaattgctCCCTGCGAGAGTAGGgagggatggaattcccagagcagctggattcctggaagtgtccaaggccaggctggacattgggactgggagcaccctgggatagtggaaggtgtccctgccatagGGTGGGGCTGGATGACCattcaaggtcccttccaacccaaataacTCCATGATTTCCCTCCCagaccccagggctggcactgacCCACCTGTCCCTGCCTGACCCAACCCCATTCTcctgcccctggagcagggacccACCCTGGCGTGGTCCAGGATCATGGACTGGATGGGATCCTTGTTGGGGAACACCTGGATCTCCATGATGTTCTGCACGCCGTTGGGCAGCTCCACCACCTTGTGGATGGACCCCTTGtctgggaagagagaggggaCAACCTTGAGAGGAGGTGACAGTGCCAGGAGGTGCCTACCCAGATCTGACACCGAgagaggacaggagcagcaccCCAAGGGCATGGGAATCCTCCTGGTTCCCCCTTCCCAAAGGGATCCCTTCTGCCCCCTCAGCCAGGGGCAGGTGGAGCCCCCTCAGCAGGGGTCAGGACCCCCCAGGTGACTCTGtgtccatcccacagcccttcGTGTTGGATCAGGCTTCCCAGGGAgaccctgcagggagctggctgCGTGGAAACGCAGGATTCTGGAAAACCTCTATTGCCctgttctctctgtttctgtttctttctaactctgtttctctgtttctccatttctgtttctctctgtttcagaatttctctccatttctctgtttctcactAACTCTGTTCCTCTGATTCTcagtttctatttttctgtttctctatttctctgtttctctatTTATCTGTTTCTcgatttctctgtttctctatttctctgtgtcctgggctgtagtacaggatgtattctatcaccatcttcatgacctgatgaatccaattgttggagcagggCTCTTCCCCTCTGGGTACCTTctgttcatggcccatcaatgccttgtgcaggACAAAGATAACTCCCTCCTGaggttatctctctttaatgggccatcaaggaccctCTGTATGattcatcatcccattgggagatgctccgcccacaaggaggagccaagcattctcacctggatataaactggggTTTGGGATAGTACaagagattcccagaggactggagctacgaggcctttctacaggatcactgcttcaggaagaccacctcacctggactgcttccatcaccctgatcaggctgtattctgactctgtcagtgggcttttttttgtattattgcatttatcttatcttttttccccttttcttctcattaaattgtatttctgacttggagcctctcactcagtttgctttcaaaccacaacactctgtttctctttatttctctgcttctctctaACTCTGTCGCTctgtttctccatttctctccattgttccatttctctccatttttccatttttctctgtttctccatttctctccattttctccatctctctgtttctccatttctctctgtttctccatctctctccatttttccatctctctatttctccatttctctccaCATCTCTGCTTCTCTCCAACTGGAAAATCCAGAGCCCAGCCCTCGCGGGCTCCAATCCAACCGCAGCCACCCACCGAGAGCCGGCTGCGCTTTCCTAATCCCGGCTCAGGAGTTGAAATCCCTGCAGGTCCCTCACTCAGCGCCGGGGAGCAGATCCCACGGATGGGAGGCACCAGCACAACTCGGGAAGCGCCAGAAAACGACGGAGCTGCTCCTTTGGCAAGGATTTGTGCCCCACAGCAATCCAACCCACACCTGGGGAGGGTCGTGCCCGTCTCCCCCGTGCCTGGGATGCTGCCCAGAGCCCAcgcagccaggctggcagcctTCAGCTGTTCCCAAAACGCCGCAGCTTCGCTCCCGCCTGACGAGCATATGCCAGGCTGGGAACGCAGCCCCtgcgccgctccccgccgcggGGAATGTCCCCTCCGACGGGGAATGTCCCCCCCAAACGAGTCCCCTCGGCACCTGTGGCCAGGTAGAGGATGTTGTAGCGCTGCCCATCGGCCGCGGCCACCTCGTGCACGCCGATTTTTTGGTAGCGGTGCTTGTTGTGGAACAGGGGGCTCCTGGAGGGCGACAGCGGCTCCACCCGCTCCTCCACCTCGGGGTGGCTGTCGGCGATCTTGAAGGTCTCGCTGGGCGTGTGCTGCCCGGAGGGGACGCActgagggcagaggggacaAAAAGGGGACAGAAGGCGCCGTCAGAGGGGGGCAGGACGCTGAGGGTGGCAGGGGAAAGGGGACAGTTCTGCTCAAGGGTGCGGTGCCGGGGGGAGGGTTGTCACCGTGCCAGTGACTCTAAAATCCTTTTTCCTCGTGCTTCCCATGAGGAGATCAGACTTTATCCAGCGTCCCTTCGTTCTCAGGGCCCAGCAGCGCCTCCCTCGCtcctcagccccttccctccctcaccTGGCCAGGTTTGACCTCGGGGGTGGGGCCGCTGTAGCCTTTGAGCCGCGATGTCCGGAACACGTTGTCGATGTCCCCAAAGGAGTAGACACACACCGCAGAGCTTCCCCTGAGGGGACAATGACATGATCAGCGGGGGACACGGCCACCCACAGCCGGCCATGGCCGTGCCCGCTCCAGCTGTTTGCCAGAGGGGAAagagggctggaggggagggtTTGGGGCGAGGCCCCTCACCAGGTGTTGGTGAAGAGCCCGTAGACTTTGGACTGCCGCCAGTCGCCCGCGGGGACAAAGACGACGTCCTGCAGCCAGTTGAAGTTGCCCTTGGTGACAGGATCTACGCAGATCAGCGTGGCCTTGAGGAACGTGGTCCACTTGGAGGCTGAGAGGGAGCTGGTTCCTCCCTTGTCCTCCtaggggacagggacagcagggagggagTCAGGGTTTGGgggagaaaaccccaaaaatgccCATTTTGGGGGATGCTtccatcctgccatcccagcgagatggagcagggaattcTCTCCCCTGCTGTGGTTGTGCCCCACTCAGAGGGGCCAAAGCAAGCCTGGGTAAGGCCAGGGGAGCTGGCAcgtcccctgtcccccctggagctgtcctggctgtcacCCTGCCCTGTCCCCGAGGTACCTTGCACAGCTGGGCCACCCTCGAGATGTTCCGAGGTGCCTCGGGGCTCTTGTCCGGGTTGTCCTCGCGGAAGAAGTAATAAATCTTGTCCTGGTGAGGCTCCTCGTGCCTCAGCGTGGTGGCCTTGACAAACTGAGGgtctggggagggaagggacagaagCTGGAGCTGATTTCACCCAGGCAGCCACCTGGGGGTGGAGACAGGGCAGGGGACGGGATGTGGCTGCACCCCAGGGAAAggacagctcccagcccaggctcccTGTGGTACCatcccagcacctcctgcctgaCTCCAGAGACTCATTCCCTGCAGGGAACAACTCCCAGGAGCCTGGGGAAACCTTGGCAGCCACAGTAACCCGAGTCCCTCCTGGCTCTGGGCGCTGTGGCGAGAAGGGAGGATCCCTCAGGAGGAGAAATCTGCGCTCTTTGTTGGGAAAACCCCATAGCACCGGTCCTATTAATGCACCCCTGCCATGATGGGCATCCCTGGGGCCCTCTGAGCATCTCTAGCTGCTGTTCCCACAACAGGGAATGCCCCAGGAGGTCAGAGAGGTCAGCCTTGATTTCCCTCTCCCTGTTAAATCCCGGAGtcattttaattccattttttagCCCAATAATCCCCCATTTCTCCCCTGGGAAGCCACCACAACCccagggaggcagagcagggtccTTTCCCAATGTCCCTGCCCCAGGTTTGGCCCTGGCTGGGGTTTGCCCAGAGCCCCTGCCCGCACTGGAAGTTGCCCAACACGGCGGGGCAGCTGCCGGGCATTTTGCACAACCCCCATTTCCTTCCACCGTGCAGGAGGGACTCATTTCCCAGCCAGCCTCATTTCCCCatgcccaggggacagggaagtcacttctgtgctggtttgggaCAGAAGTGAAGCAGTGACAGGTGTTGGGGGAAGCAGAGAGTTCCTGGCTGGCACCGAGGGCACCCAATCTGCCCCCACAAGAAGCTCTAGAGCTTCCCCTGCCCCCTGGCAGCTGTGAGGtggtggcagagcccagctgggaaTGTCCCCCCGCTGGGAATGTCCCCACTCACTCTGCATCACCGTGTCACTGGTGTAGAGCTCTCCCCCGCCCCTCACGCGGCGGAACCGAGGGATCTTCCCGTTCTGCTGGCTCTTCTTGATGGTGGAGTAGATGTCCTggcctgtgggacagcagggatTGAGGAGTGAAAACATCCAGGGcttcctgagcagcacagggatggtggATATGGAACAGGACCCCCAGTGCTGACAAACAGGCCTTGAAGGGTGGCACGGACAGATTCGTGGGCAGGATcctcccctgtgtccccaccaGGCCTGGAGCAGTGGGGTCACTGCAGGCCCCTCCTTCTGAGatccctcccatcccaaaccactCCTGATTCAGGTCCCTCCCGACCCAAAGCATTCCTGATTCCAAACGTTCCTCCCTCATCCCACACCCCGGTGGGAATCTCCAACCTCTGTCCCAAAGGGATGTGCATTTCCACGGGGACAAAATGGGGAGAGCCAAGGCCACCCAGAAGAGGGGACAAAGCCcttgcagcagcctcaggggCTCCTGTTTGCCCTGGGGAGGCTCTGAGCACAACAAAACCtccagaaaacaggaaaatgggaaaacacCCCACTTACCATCGACAACGACAAGGGTGTTGGAGTCGGGGGTGAATGGAGCGatccctctcccatcccaggGCA from Sylvia atricapilla isolate bSylAtr1 chromosome 13, bSylAtr1.pri, whole genome shotgun sequence includes the following:
- the SEMA7A gene encoding semaphorin-7A, whose amino-acid sequence is MGRRRSPVALLVALWLGQLGTWAAGRPKVNPRIVAAPQGAKEYVFPRRERFPVFFHQENTSSIYVGGEGRLYYYDFATRENYTEEFPVKNEDQCVTSGNLEDSRNYLTLVERYGDGLLVCGTGACAPSCWNVTQRKKSLPWDGRGIAPFTPDSNTLVVVDGQDIYSTIKKSQQNGKIPRFRRVRGGGELYTSDTVMQNPQFVKATTLRHEEPHQDKIYYFFREDNPDKSPEAPRNISRVAQLCKEDKGGTSSLSASKWTTFLKATLICVDPVTKGNFNWLQDVVFVPAGDWRQSKVYGLFTNTWGSSAVCVYSFGDIDNVFRTSRLKGYSGPTPEVKPGQCVPSGQHTPSETFKIADSHPEVEERVEPLSPSRSPLFHNKHRYQKIGVHEVAAADGQRYNILYLATDKGSIHKVVELPNGVQNIMEIQVFPNKDPIQSMILDHARAVLYVGSSSRVLELPMDMCGAYRNNCHSCVLARDPYCGWANGSCLSLALSREVLQNLNGGSWQGSCQRGDVKEGDFRNISVTLSSRYYLNCSIESHYATYNWYHENVLIKSCNTSHPQHDCFHFIPSVRREHYGRYVCVSDEDGFRQALVKEHLQERQRFMWQHGRAPATLASWLQLLLVLALAELFH